A window from Mogibacterium neglectum encodes these proteins:
- a CDS encoding DUF6050 family protein has translation MTREEIWKDFFKKVIVPVLLTAFLFYWGKNIFTQNGETNYFYIWLFCGVPFGIRRMFLWLIPVNHDFTATVGIFAVNIIVGGLIGCIVIVWQLLVAAWYIPLTIYRLVK, from the coding sequence ATGACACGCGAAGAAATATGGAAAGATTTTTTTAAGAAAGTAATAGTGCCTGTTCTGCTGACGGCATTTCTCTTTTATTGGGGAAAAAACATATTTACGCAAAACGGAGAAACAAACTATTTCTATATATGGCTGTTTTGCGGCGTTCCATTTGGCATTAGAAGAATGTTTTTATGGCTGATTCCTGTAAATCATGACTTTACCGCAACCGTAGGAATATTTGCCGTAAATATCATTGTAGGCGGTCTGATAGGCTGCATCGTGATTGTATGGCAGCTTCTTGTTGCCGCATGGTATATTCCCCTTACGATATACAGGCTTGTAAAATAA